In one Alphaproteobacteria bacterium genomic region, the following are encoded:
- a CDS encoding flagellar motor protein MotA → MMTPNRYLKRMVLFLIAITCLSLVFIGSIKNFFMANPLLNGAILSLLIFGIFYQIRQVLLLKPEYNLIEALKRHRDHLPQNSAKLRLLNSLFSMLRAERDQIKLSPQSLRTVLDGVASRLDEDREISRYLTRILIFFGLLGTFWGLLETIQSVGGVINALPSGEANSALLFGDLKNQLKAPLGGMGTGFSSSLFGLTGSLVLGFLDLQAGQAQNQFYRQLEDWLSTQTKLTSSKMMGEGDSVPAYLSALLEKTADSLDHLTKLLSQDDHNKRIVDARLLTLTERLTFLSDQMQTEQTVLLRLAEGQKDIRPILKALSEHLGNQQSGFDEITKNHIRSLDLALQHLVQDASRGRDQFVSEIKGEIRLLARTISQVQNDKNMAAL, encoded by the coding sequence ATGATGACGCCGAATCGTTATCTTAAACGTATGGTTCTTTTTTTAATTGCAATCACATGTTTAAGTCTTGTTTTTATTGGTTCTATTAAAAATTTTTTTATGGCCAATCCGCTTCTCAATGGCGCTATTCTTTCTTTGCTTATATTCGGTATATTTTATCAAATCAGACAGGTTTTGCTTTTAAAACCTGAATATAATCTGATTGAAGCATTAAAGCGACATCGCGATCATTTGCCTCAAAACAGTGCAAAACTACGTCTATTAAATTCTTTGTTTTCTATGCTTCGTGCAGAAAGAGACCAAATCAAGCTTTCCCCACAATCCTTAAGAACAGTTCTTGATGGTGTTGCATCGCGTCTTGATGAAGACCGTGAAATCTCTCGTTATTTAACCCGCATCCTCATTTTCTTTGGTCTTTTAGGCACGTTTTGGGGATTACTAGAAACCATTCAATCAGTCGGTGGCGTGATTAATGCACTTCCTTCCGGTGAGGCAAATTCTGCATTACTATTCGGTGATCTTAAAAACCAATTAAAAGCACCTTTAGGGGGTATGGGCACAGGCTTTAGTTCTTCACTTTTTGGACTTACAGGCTCATTGGTTTTAGGATTTCTTGATCTGCAAGCAGGACAAGCACAAAATCAGTTTTATCGTCAATTGGAAGATTGGCTTTCGACGCAAACGAAACTTACAAGCAGTAAAATGATGGGGGAGGGTGATTCTGTCCCAGCCTATTTATCAGCGCTTTTAGAAAAAACAGCTGATAGTTTAGATCATTTAACAAAATTATTAAGCCAAGATGATCATAATAAACGTATTGTTGATGCACGTCTTTTGACGTTAACAGAAAGATTAACGTTTCTTTCAGATCAAATGCAGACTGAACAAACAGTTCTTTTAAGACTTGCAGAAGGTCAGAAAGATATTCGCCCTATTTTGAAAGCCCTAAGCGAACACCTTGGTAATCAGCAATCAGGTTTTGATGAGATCACCAAAAATCATATAAGAAGTCTTGATCTTGCATTGCAACATCTTGTACAAGACGCAAGCCGTGGACGTGATCAATTTGTGAGTGAAATAAAAGGAGAGATTAGACTTTTAGCGCGGACTATATCTCAAGTGCAAAATGATAAAAATATGGCAGCATTATAA